One region of Streptococcus salivarius genomic DNA includes:
- the argS gene encoding arginine--tRNA ligase — protein sequence MNTKELIAAEIAKVVPELEQENIQNLLETPKNADMGDLAFPAFSLAKVLRKAPQMIAADIAEKIDASNFEKVEAVGPYINFFLDKSKISADVLGQVIAQGSHYADQNIGHGRNIAFDMSSPNIAKPFSIGHLRSTVIADALANIIAKQGYKPVRINHLGDWGKQFGMLIVAYKKWGSEEAVKANPINELLQLYVRINAEAEEDPSVDEEAREWFRKLEAGDEEATALWQWFRDESLVEFNRLYDELGVSFDSYNGEAFYNDKMDEVVDILTQKGLLQESQGAQVVNLEKYGIEHPALIKKSDGATLYITRDLAAALYRKRTYDFAKAIYVVGNEQSVHFKQLKAVLKEMGYDWSDDMTHVAFGLVTKNGKKLSTRKGNVILLEPTIAEAVNRAQAQIEAKNPNLPNKEAVAHAVGVGAIKFYDLKTDRMNGYDFDLDAMVSFEGETGPYVQYAHARIQSILRKANFTPSADATYSLNDVESWEIIKLIQDFPRIINRASDNFEPSIVAKFAISLAQAFNKYYAHTRILDESPERDSRLALCYATATVLKEALRLLGVEAPDEM from the coding sequence ATGAATACTAAAGAACTCATTGCAGCAGAAATTGCCAAAGTTGTTCCTGAATTGGAACAAGAAAACATTCAAAATCTGCTTGAAACCCCTAAAAATGCTGACATGGGGGACCTCGCCTTTCCTGCCTTCTCATTGGCTAAAGTCTTGCGCAAGGCTCCTCAAATGATTGCAGCAGACATCGCTGAAAAAATCGATGCCTCAAACTTTGAAAAAGTTGAAGCTGTTGGTCCTTATATCAACTTCTTCCTTGATAAATCAAAAATCTCAGCGGACGTTCTTGGACAAGTTATCGCTCAAGGCAGCCACTACGCTGACCAAAACATCGGTCACGGACGTAACATCGCCTTTGATATGTCTAGTCCTAACATCGCTAAACCTTTCTCTATCGGTCACTTGCGTTCAACAGTTATCGCTGATGCTCTTGCCAACATCATAGCTAAACAAGGCTACAAACCAGTCCGCATCAACCACTTGGGTGACTGGGGTAAACAGTTTGGTATGCTGATTGTTGCCTATAAGAAATGGGGTAGCGAGGAAGCTGTCAAAGCCAACCCTATCAATGAACTCCTTCAACTTTATGTGCGTATCAATGCCGAAGCTGAAGAAGACCCATCTGTAGACGAAGAAGCTCGTGAATGGTTCCGTAAATTGGAAGCTGGTGACGAGGAAGCAACTGCCCTCTGGCAATGGTTCCGTGACGAAAGCTTGGTGGAATTCAACCGTCTCTACGATGAACTCGGTGTTTCTTTTGATAGCTACAACGGTGAAGCCTTCTACAATGATAAGATGGATGAAGTCGTTGACATCTTGACACAAAAAGGACTTCTCCAAGAATCTCAAGGTGCCCAAGTGGTTAACCTTGAAAAATACGGTATCGAACACCCAGCCCTCATCAAAAAATCAGATGGTGCGACACTCTACATCACACGTGACTTGGCTGCTGCCCTCTACCGTAAACGTACTTACGACTTTGCCAAAGCCATCTATGTGGTTGGTAATGAACAATCTGTCCACTTCAAACAGTTGAAAGCTGTTCTTAAAGAAATGGGCTACGACTGGTCTGACGACATGACTCACGTTGCCTTTGGTCTTGTAACTAAGAACGGTAAGAAATTGTCAACTCGTAAGGGTAACGTTATCTTGCTTGAGCCAACTATTGCTGAAGCTGTTAACCGTGCCCAAGCTCAAATCGAAGCTAAGAATCCAAACTTGCCTAACAAGGAAGCTGTTGCTCATGCTGTAGGTGTTGGAGCTATCAAATTCTACGACCTTAAAACAGATCGTATGAATGGTTACGACTTCGACCTTGATGCCATGGTATCCTTCGAGGGAGAAACTGGACCTTACGTTCAATATGCACACGCTCGTATCCAATCTATCTTGCGCAAGGCTAACTTCACGCCATCTGCAGATGCTACATACAGCCTAAACGACGTTGAAAGCTGGGAAATCATCAAACTCATCCAAGACTTCCCACGTATCATCAACCGTGCATCAGACAACTTTGAGCCATCTATCGTTGCTAAGTTTGCTATCAGCTTGGCTCAAGCCTTTAACAAATACTATGCACACACACGTATCTTGGACGAAAGCCCAGAACGTGACAGCCGTTTGGCTCTTTGCTACGCAACAGCAACAGTTCTCAAAGAAGCCCTTCGCCTTCTCGGTGTTGAAGCTCCAGACGAGATGTAA
- the argR gene encoding arginine repressor — protein MMKRDRQAVIKQMISRDKIGTQEEIKQRLEAEGITVTQATLSRDLREIGLLKLRDEEGKLYYSLSEHVLPSLDPTVKDYVKSVSRAQFMLVLHTELGEADVLANLIDSDGNPEILGTVAGADTLLVICKDAVVAEKLESEFH, from the coding sequence ATAATGAAGAGAGATCGTCAAGCTGTTATCAAACAGATGATTTCAAGAGATAAGATTGGGACACAAGAGGAAATTAAGCAACGCCTAGAGGCGGAAGGTATCACGGTTACTCAGGCTACCTTGTCACGTGACTTGCGTGAGATTGGCCTCTTGAAGCTTCGTGATGAAGAAGGAAAACTCTACTATAGTTTGTCTGAGCATGTGCTTCCAAGTTTGGATCCTACGGTTAAGGACTATGTCAAATCAGTTTCCCGTGCCCAGTTTATGTTGGTCCTTCACACAGAGTTGGGTGAAGCTGATGTTTTGGCCAACCTAATTGATAGTGATGGTAATCCTGAAATTTTAGGAACCGTTGCTGGGGCAGATACTCTATTGGTAATCTGTAAGGATGCTGTGGTTGCTGAAAAATTGGAAAGCGAGTTTCACTGA
- a CDS encoding YlbF family regulator, with the protein MNTPHQDLQKAKEELIDLLKHHEAVLAFQEAEKAIGQVPQISHLAGQMKAYQQEAVLFQKIEKQRAYEEADEQADLIQHELENLPIVQDYRQKMQDASDLIQYVTKSIEERINEELRHG; encoded by the coding sequence ATGAACACTCCTCATCAGGATCTCCAAAAAGCCAAAGAAGAGTTAATTGACCTCCTCAAACACCATGAGGCGGTTCTTGCTTTTCAAGAGGCTGAGAAAGCCATTGGACAGGTACCTCAAATCAGTCATCTGGCTGGACAAATGAAAGCTTATCAACAAGAAGCGGTGCTTTTTCAAAAAATCGAGAAACAACGTGCCTATGAGGAGGCAGATGAGCAGGCAGATTTGATTCAGCATGAGTTGGAAAATTTGCCTATTGTTCAGGACTACCGTCAAAAAATGCAGGATGCAAGTGACTTGATCCAATATGTGACTAAGTCTATCGAAGAAAGGATTAACGAGGAGTTAAGACATGGCTAA
- the mutS gene encoding DNA mismatch repair protein MutS produces MQQYLDIKENYPDAFLLFRMGDFYELFYDDAVKAAQILEISLTSRNKNADNPIPMAGVPYHSAQSYIDVLVEMGYKVAIAEQMEDPKQAVGVVKREVVQVITPGTVVDSSKPDNANNFLVAIDKAGSRFGLAYMDVSTGEFFATELDDFSSVCSEIQNLKAREVVVGYDLPEADEQILVKQLNLLLSKETEVYDDVHLIDTSLTDLESSVAGKLLQYVHRTQMRELSHLQKAQHYEIKDYLQMSYATKSSLDLLENARTGKKHGSLFWLLDETKTAMGMRLLRTWIDRPLVNQAAIMERQNIIQVFLDNFFERSDLTESLKGVYDIERLASRVSFGKANPKDLIQLGHTLAQVPVIKAILESFDDEALSRLLQELDALPELESLIRSAIDPDAPATITEGGIIRAGFDETLDKYRKVMSEGTSWIADIEAKEREASGITTLKIDYNRKDGYYFHVTNSNLSLVPDHFFRKATLKNSERYGTAELAKIEGEMLEAREKSSTLEYDIFMRVREQVERYIDRLQSLAKAIATVDVLQSLAVTAETNHYVRPVFNDEHRIVIDQGRHAVVEKVMGVQEYIPNTITFDSHTNVQLITGPNMSGKSTYMRQLALSVVMAQMGAYVPADSIDLPVFDAIYTRIGAADDLISGQSTFMVEMMEANQAIKRATPNSLIIFDELGRGTATYDGMALAQSIIEFIHDKVGAKTMFATHYHELTALSNTLTHLVNVHVATLEKDGEVTFLHKIVDGPADKSYGIHVAKIAGLPADLLERADTILTQLEGETVTIQPQEKVSPQEKPATETHVNEQISLFDDFTENPVLQELRDLDIYNMTPMQVMMAVADLKQKL; encoded by the coding sequence ATGCAGCAGTATTTGGATATCAAGGAAAATTATCCAGATGCTTTTTTGCTCTTCCGTATGGGTGATTTTTACGAATTATTTTATGATGATGCCGTTAAGGCTGCCCAGATTTTGGAAATTAGCCTAACCAGTCGTAATAAGAACGCCGATAATCCCATTCCTATGGCTGGTGTTCCTTATCATTCAGCTCAATCCTATATTGATGTCTTGGTTGAGATGGGCTACAAGGTAGCCATTGCTGAGCAGATGGAGGATCCTAAACAGGCTGTTGGTGTGGTTAAGCGTGAGGTGGTTCAGGTTATCACGCCAGGGACAGTGGTTGACAGTTCTAAACCTGATAATGCCAACAATTTCTTGGTAGCCATTGACAAGGCTGGAAGTCGATTCGGCCTGGCCTATATGGATGTGTCAACGGGTGAATTTTTTGCGACAGAGTTGGACGATTTCAGTTCAGTTTGTAGTGAAATTCAGAACCTTAAGGCACGTGAAGTAGTAGTTGGTTATGATTTACCTGAAGCTGATGAACAGATTTTGGTCAAGCAACTCAACCTTCTACTTTCCAAGGAAACAGAGGTTTACGATGATGTCCACTTGATTGACACCAGCTTGACAGACTTGGAAAGCAGTGTAGCGGGTAAACTTCTCCAGTATGTGCACCGTACTCAGATGCGCGAGCTCAGTCATTTACAAAAGGCTCAGCACTATGAGATTAAGGATTACTTGCAGATGTCCTATGCGACCAAGTCAAGTTTGGATTTGTTGGAAAATGCTAGAACGGGCAAGAAACACGGTTCTCTTTTCTGGCTCTTGGATGAAACCAAGACAGCTATGGGAATGCGTCTCTTGCGCACTTGGATTGATCGTCCTTTAGTGAATCAGGCTGCAATCATGGAGCGCCAGAATATTATCCAAGTTTTCTTGGACAATTTCTTCGAGCGTAGTGACCTGACTGAGAGTCTTAAAGGGGTTTACGATATTGAGCGCTTAGCCAGTCGAGTTTCCTTTGGCAAGGCTAATCCTAAAGATTTGATTCAACTAGGTCATACCTTAGCTCAGGTTCCAGTTATTAAGGCGATTTTGGAGTCTTTTGATGATGAGGCCTTGTCACGTCTTTTACAAGAATTGGATGCTCTGCCAGAATTAGAAAGTCTGATTCGGTCAGCTATTGATCCCGATGCTCCTGCAACCATTACAGAAGGTGGCATTATCCGTGCTGGTTTTGATGAGACCTTGGACAAGTATCGCAAGGTGATGAGCGAGGGGACGTCATGGATTGCGGATATCGAAGCCAAGGAACGTGAAGCGTCTGGTATTACAACACTAAAAATTGATTATAACCGTAAAGATGGTTATTACTTCCATGTGACCAACTCTAATCTTAGCTTGGTTCCTGACCATTTCTTCCGCAAGGCAACCCTGAAAAATTCAGAGCGCTATGGAACCGCTGAGTTGGCTAAGATTGAAGGTGAAATGCTTGAGGCACGTGAAAAGTCATCAACGCTCGAATATGATATTTTCATGCGTGTCCGTGAGCAGGTTGAACGCTATATTGACCGTTTGCAATCTTTGGCTAAGGCCATTGCGACAGTCGATGTTCTTCAGAGCTTGGCAGTTACAGCAGAGACTAATCATTATGTTCGTCCTGTGTTCAATGATGAGCATCGTATTGTTATTGATCAAGGTCGTCATGCGGTGGTTGAGAAGGTTATGGGCGTTCAGGAATACATTCCAAACACGATTACCTTTGACAGTCATACCAATGTTCAGCTCATCACAGGGCCAAATATGAGTGGTAAATCTACCTATATGCGTCAGTTGGCTTTGTCAGTCGTTATGGCTCAGATGGGGGCTTACGTGCCAGCAGATAGTATTGATTTGCCAGTTTTTGACGCTATCTATACACGTATTGGTGCTGCAGATGATCTGATTTCAGGTCAGTCGACCTTCATGGTTGAGATGATGGAGGCTAATCAGGCCATTAAGCGGGCGACACCTAATTCCTTGATTATTTTTGATGAGTTAGGACGTGGGACAGCCACCTATGACGGTATGGCTCTGGCCCAGTCTATCATTGAGTTTATTCATGACAAGGTTGGGGCTAAAACCATGTTTGCTACCCATTATCATGAGTTGACAGCCCTGTCAAATACTTTGACACACCTTGTCAACGTTCATGTGGCGACACTTGAAAAGGACGGAGAGGTGACTTTCCTTCACAAGATTGTCGATGGCCCAGCCGATAAATCTTATGGTATTCATGTAGCTAAGATTGCAGGTTTACCAGCAGATTTACTGGAACGTGCTGACACCATCTTGACACAATTGGAGGGCGAGACAGTTACCATCCAACCTCAGGAAAAGGTATCGCCTCAAGAGAAGCCTGCCACTGAAACGCATGTCAACGAGCAAATCTCTCTCTTTGATGATTTTACTGAAAATCCAGTTCTTCAAGAGTTACGTGATTTGGACATTTACAATATGACACCGATGCAGGTCATGATGGCTGTAGCAGATTTAAAACAGAAACTATAA
- a CDS encoding DUF3021 domain-containing protein encodes MKKQLFKSGTKGILIGLAVSMIMSLIWAPSYMPLNPHSAIGQWMTSHQVHGSMVLAYCLITWFAIGILFEVASYIFRKAEWSLLRATLTHYALTCLGFIPLATLSGWFPLRLTFYLELVIEFSLIYLLVWVFSYWKMKKDIEQLNQELKHL; translated from the coding sequence ATGAAAAAGCAACTTTTTAAATCAGGCACAAAGGGCATCCTTATCGGACTTGCCGTATCCATGATTATGTCTCTTATCTGGGCACCAAGCTACATGCCTCTAAATCCTCACTCAGCCATTGGACAATGGATGACGTCACATCAGGTTCACGGATCTATGGTATTGGCCTACTGCCTCATCACTTGGTTTGCTATCGGTATCCTCTTTGAAGTCGCTAGTTATATTTTCCGTAAGGCTGAGTGGAGTTTACTTCGTGCAACCCTCACTCACTACGCCTTGACCTGTCTAGGTTTCATTCCACTAGCTACCCTCAGCGGATGGTTCCCTCTACGTTTAACTTTCTACTTGGAGCTAGTCATTGAATTCAGCCTTATCTATCTCCTCGTTTGGGTCTTCTCTTATTGGAAAATGAAAAAGGATATTGAACAACTCAACCAAGAATTGAAACACCTATAA
- a CDS encoding LytTR family DNA-binding domain-containing protein, which yields MKIKVQIDSVFQEEMLQIQAPSRTPKIQQVVEFVESLDDNQRLKGKKDGETYLIESNAISRIYIENRQVLAETIQGEYHLGLRLYQVLEKLPSYFIKISQSEIVNLKEIERFNITPNGLVEIHLKNKEITYSSRRYLKAIKEKLQ from the coding sequence ATGAAAATAAAAGTTCAGATTGACTCGGTATTCCAAGAAGAAATGTTGCAGATTCAAGCACCTAGTCGAACGCCCAAGATTCAGCAAGTTGTCGAGTTTGTCGAATCTTTGGATGATAACCAACGACTCAAAGGAAAAAAGGATGGCGAAACCTATCTCATCGAGTCTAATGCTATTTCCAGAATTTACATCGAAAATCGTCAAGTTCTAGCTGAAACTATTCAAGGAGAGTACCACTTAGGCTTACGTCTCTATCAAGTTTTAGAAAAACTGCCATCTTACTTTATCAAAATCTCACAATCAGAGATTGTCAACCTCAAAGAAATTGAACGCTTCAACATTACCCCTAACGGCCTCGTTGAAATTCACCTTAAAAACAAGGAAATCACCTACTCATCACGCCGTTACCTCAAAGCAATAAAGGAGAAATTACAATGA
- the mutL gene encoding DNA mismatch repair endonuclease MutL: MPKIIELPEVLANQIAAGEVVERPASVVKELVENAIDAGSTQITIEVEESGLSKIQITDNGEGMAQADVAMSLRRHATSKIKNQGDLFRIRTLGFRGEALPSIASISHLTIVTAADGEAYGTKLVAKGGEIESQDPISTPVGTKITVENLFYNTPARLKYMKSLQAELAHIVDVVNRLSLAHPEVAFTLLNDGRQLTQTSGTGDLRQAIAGIYGLTTAKKMVEISNSDLDFEVSGYVSLPELTRANRNYITILINGRYIKNFLLNRAIFDGYGSKLMVGRFPIAVIDIQIDPYLADVNVHPTKQEVRISKEKELMALISSAIAQSLREQDLIPDALENLAKSSTRGAAKPVQTSLPLKQTNLYYDSSRNDFFVKPETVQEDIKPLVSESESPVSSVENKPQPSVKQAQRSVDEGDSEHEKLDYKNKSKMKRMLENLDNEETSTFPELEFFGQMHGTYLFAQGQGGLYIIDQHAAQERVKYEYYREKIGEVDSSLQQLLVPYLFEFSGSDYISLQEKMSLLNQVGIYLEPYGNNTFILREHPIWMKEEEIESAVYEMCDMLLLTNEVSVKTYRAELAIMMSCKRSIKANHALDDYSARDLLVQLAQCKNPYNCPHGRPVLVNFTKSDMEKMFRRIQENHTSLRDLGKY, encoded by the coding sequence ATGCCAAAAATCATCGAATTACCTGAGGTGTTAGCCAACCAGATTGCTGCTGGTGAGGTCGTAGAGCGCCCAGCCAGTGTTGTCAAAGAGTTGGTGGAAAATGCTATTGATGCAGGCAGCACCCAGATTACCATTGAAGTTGAAGAATCAGGCCTCTCAAAAATTCAAATCACAGACAATGGTGAAGGAATGGCTCAAGCTGATGTGGCCATGAGTTTGCGCCGTCATGCAACGAGTAAAATCAAAAATCAAGGAGATCTCTTTCGTATTCGAACCCTTGGTTTTCGAGGTGAGGCCCTACCATCAATAGCTTCTATCAGCCACCTAACTATTGTGACAGCAGCGGATGGAGAAGCCTATGGGACTAAACTGGTTGCTAAAGGTGGAGAAATTGAGAGTCAGGATCCTATTTCAACACCGGTTGGAACAAAGATTACCGTTGAAAATCTGTTTTATAACACCCCAGCTCGTCTCAAGTATATGAAGAGTTTACAGGCTGAGTTGGCTCATATTGTCGATGTTGTCAATCGTCTGAGTCTAGCTCATCCCGAGGTTGCCTTTACCTTGCTTAATGATGGTCGTCAGTTGACACAGACATCAGGTACTGGAGACCTCCGTCAAGCTATTGCTGGTATTTATGGTTTGACAACGGCTAAAAAAATGGTGGAGATTTCAAATTCTGACCTTGATTTTGAAGTTTCTGGATATGTTAGTCTCCCTGAGTTGACCCGTGCAAATCGTAACTACATCACGATTCTCATTAACGGACGTTATATTAAAAACTTCCTGCTTAACCGTGCTATTTTTGATGGTTATGGTTCTAAACTCATGGTAGGACGCTTCCCTATTGCAGTTATTGATATTCAGATTGATCCCTACTTGGCCGATGTCAATGTTCACCCAACCAAGCAGGAAGTACGTATTTCTAAAGAAAAAGAGCTCATGGCCCTTATCAGCTCTGCCATTGCTCAAAGCCTTAGAGAGCAGGATTTGATTCCTGATGCCCTTGAAAATCTAGCCAAGTCTAGTACCAGAGGTGCAGCTAAGCCAGTTCAAACCAGTCTTCCACTCAAACAAACCAATCTTTACTATGATAGCAGTCGTAATGATTTCTTTGTCAAACCAGAGACAGTCCAAGAAGATATCAAACCTCTTGTATCAGAGTCAGAGTCTCCAGTTTCATCGGTAGAAAATAAACCGCAACCTTCTGTTAAACAGGCACAACGTTCAGTAGATGAAGGTGATAGCGAACACGAAAAACTTGATTATAAAAACAAGTCGAAAATGAAGCGCATGCTTGAAAATCTGGATAATGAGGAAACATCAACCTTCCCTGAATTAGAGTTTTTTGGTCAAATGCATGGAACCTATCTCTTTGCGCAAGGACAAGGCGGACTTTACATCATTGACCAGCATGCTGCTCAAGAACGTGTCAAGTATGAGTACTATCGTGAAAAGATTGGTGAGGTTGACAGCAGTTTACAACAGCTTTTGGTTCCTTATCTCTTTGAATTTTCAGGTTCAGATTACATTAGTTTACAAGAAAAAATGTCCCTTCTTAACCAGGTTGGTATCTATTTAGAACCTTATGGGAACAACACTTTCATTCTTCGTGAACATCCTATCTGGATGAAGGAAGAAGAGATTGAATCAGCGGTCTATGAAATGTGTGACATGCTTCTTTTGACGAATGAAGTGTCTGTTAAGACCTACCGTGCTGAGTTGGCCATCATGATGAGTTGTAAACGTTCAATCAAGGCCAATCATGCTCTTGATGATTACTCTGCGCGTGACCTCCTAGTACAGCTTGCACAGTGTAAAAATCCCTACAATTGCCCTCACGGACGTCCAGTACTTGTCAACTTTACCAAGTCTGATATGGAAAAAATGTTCCGTCGTATCCAAGAAAATCATACAAGCCTACGTGACCTAGGAAAGTATTAA